The genome window CGCGGCAGATGCGTCTGTCGTCTGTCGGGAAGGCGTGCGAGACCGCCACGCAGCCGGCGGTGTGCAACGCGGAGCTGGACGCCCTGGCCTCCGAGGACGGGTTCCGTGCCCGCTGCGAGATGGGCTGTTATGCGTACTACCTCGTGACGACGCGAGGTGATTCGGTCGAGGCGCACACGTCCCGGAATGCGCTCGCGGCCCTGCTGGGCAGCATCGACACCCCGACGGAGGCGCTGCTCCAGGTCTTCGCGGAGGACTACAACGTGAGCTGCACCGAGCTGAAGCATGGCGCGGTGAAGACGAACGACGATGGGACCTTCAGCGTCATCGCCACCAAGGGGTTCGCATGTGGCGAGGGGACGGAGCTGACGCAGTACCTGCTGGTGGTCAAGCCCTCCGGCGAGGTGGTCGAGAAGCGCACGCACGTCCTCGAGCGTGGCGACAAGGGGTGCTCGGTGGGACGCAGGCCCGCGGGGCTTCGCTCGGATGGAACGGTGGACTGCGTGGATGAGCTGGGACAGCACTTCGCGCTCATCACCCACCTGGAGCAGGCTTCCATCACCGCCTTCCTGCGGCTTCGTGAGGAACTGGCGCTGCATGGCGCGGCCGTCGAGCTGCAACAGGCAGCGCTGCGCAGCGCGCTGGATGAAGTGGCGCATACGCAGGTGTGCGGCAGCCTGGCGCGCCGACATGGGGTGACGCCAGAGCGCGCGGTGGTGGCGCCGCTTCCTCCGCGGCCGCTGTTCGATGTGGCGCTGGACAACGCGGTGGAGGGCTGTGTGCGCGAGACGTATGGCGCGCTGCTCGCGCATCACCAGGCGCTGCACGCGGAGGACGCGGAGGTGCGCGAGGCGATGGTGCGCATCGCGGAGGACGAGACGCGGCATGCGGACCTGTCGTGGGCCGTCGACCGCTGGGCGGAGGAGAAGCTCTCGCCCGAGGAGCGCGAGACGGTGCGCGCGGCACGTCAGCGGGCCGTGGAGGCGCTGCGCGCCGAGGTCTCCGCGCCGACCGATGACGCGGTCTTGCTCGCGCTGGGATTGCCCCAGCCAGAGGTCGCTCTCGCGATGGTGGAGGTACTCTCCCGCGAGCTGTGGAGCTGAGGCGCGGGGTTGTGCATGCCGGGACGCCTGGGTTGACGGCGGCGTCTCGGTGCTTCCACAGGATGCGCGGCCCGGGAGTAGAGCCGCGCTCCGCGGCAATGGCGCCTTGGTCGCGCCCCGCCTGCGGAGACTCTTTGGTAGGCTGCCGTGTCCAGGGGGCGCGTGGTGGCTGGCGGCCGGGTTGTTACCCTGCTTCAACAAAGCGCTGTCAACCATCAGTCTCGCTGTCGCTCCAGGCTTGCGAACAGGAGGGGATGCGTGGACATCAACCTGAAGGGCAGGATCCACTTCAAGCACGTCTATGCGACGAACATGGAAGACTGGGGCGTTCTTGCCTTCCCGCTCTCGCAGAATGCCACGGACGCAGGCCGCCACTACCAGCGTGGCGCTCCCGTCTTGCTGGCCATTCCTCTGAAACCCAAGGTCGTCGCGGGTCCGGTCTCCGCGGAAGTCTGCGGCCGGATATTCGCTGTTTGTACTCTCGCGGTGATTGCGGGCGCCGCCACGCGCGAGATTGCAAATCCGGAAATGGTCCGTCAGTACCCACATGTGGTCGACCAGTGGAGTACGGCACTCCCCATCGTGAAGCTCTGGCGGCTGCCCGAGCCTCGGCCGTACAGTGAGTTCGGTCAGGAACTCGTTGAAACGGC of Myxococcus fulvus contains these proteins:
- a CDS encoding ferritin-like domain-containing protein, yielding MNSNQLRRLFARALSASLASPLVLTGCGDGGISLEGFSAPPCDNGRVSLQGLAPASPTDFIELRLVADLESTPRQMRLSSVGKACETATQPAVCNAELDALASEDGFRARCEMGCYAYYLVTTRGDSVEAHTSRNALAALLGSIDTPTEALLQVFAEDYNVSCTELKHGAVKTNDDGTFSVIATKGFACGEGTELTQYLLVVKPSGEVVEKRTHVLERGDKGCSVGRRPAGLRSDGTVDCVDELGQHFALITHLEQASITAFLRLREELALHGAAVELQQAALRSALDEVAHTQVCGSLARRHGVTPERAVVAPLPPRPLFDVALDNAVEGCVRETYGALLAHHQALHAEDAEVREAMVRIAEDETRHADLSWAVDRWAEEKLSPEERETVRAARQRAVEALRAEVSAPTDDAVLLALGLPQPEVALAMVEVLSRELWS